The Rana temporaria chromosome 4, aRanTem1.1, whole genome shotgun sequence genome contains a region encoding:
- the LOC120936044 gene encoding uncharacterized protein LOC120936044 — translation MQLYWAPCMALMLWLAVSFSSAQSGDEALADLGSGFLPTAQHDQPKEPQHHPPPTNKCQMTFVTPRQESCVGKDNGRSIKDDVQYLQNLLQDHNRVLQSLKYTVNVDAQDLGYQEVITEHNKGIREDNKEFYGTLNKVILELHTRMDDDGSDIPDEKKKLNKNFLMMDQLLDTTFHLAEKLDKASQDLDLLMEKQLERTTTLVYRNNLKS, via the exons ATGCAGCTGTACTGGGCACCATGCATGGCGCTGATGTTGTGGCTTGCCGTATCGTTCAGCTCAGCGCAGAGCGGAGATGAAGCTCTGGCTGATTTAGGCTCTGGATTCCTCCCAACCGCCCAGCACGACCAGCCCAAGGAGCCCCAGCATCACCCACCGCCCACCAATAAGTGTCAGATGACCTTCGTGACCCCGCGCCAGGAGTCATGCGTGGGGAAGGACAATGGTCGGAGCATTAAGGACGATGTACAGTACCTACAGAACCTTCTCCAGGACCACAACCGGGTTCTGCAGAGTTTGAAGTACACAGTGAACGTTGACGCTCAGGACCTTGGCTACCAGGAGGTCATCACAGAACATAATAAAGGAATACGAGAGGACAACAAGGAATTCTACGGGACGCTGAATAAAGTCATACTAGAGCTCCACACGCGGATGGACGACGACGGCTCGGATATTCCAGACGAGAAGAAAAA acTGAATAAAAACTTTCTCATGATGGATCAGCTGCTGGACACCACATTTCACCTGGCCGAGAAACTGGACAAGGCCTCCCAAGACCTGGACCTCCTAATGGAAAAACAGCTGGAAAGGACGACCACCTTGGTCTACAGAAACAACCTCAAATCTTGA